The genomic DNA TCGAAGATTTTGACCGGGAAAAATGGAAGAAGCGCCAGCTTTTTACAGAATACTATACAGCTAATTTACATGTGGGAGCCTTCATGTTGCCCCGTTATGTGGAAGACATCTTAGAAGAAGAGGAGAAAAGAAAATGAGTCGTTTATTAGTCATTGGTTGCGGCGGCGTAGCCCAGGTTGCCATCAGCAAGGTTTGTCAGGCAGAAGATACTTTCAAGGAGGTCATGATTGCCAGCCGGACCAAGTCCAAATGTGATGATTTGAAGGCTGCCTTGGAAGGAAAAACATCCGTTAATATCGAAACTGCCCAAGTAGATGCGGACAAGGTAGAAGAAGTGATTGCCTTGATCGAAAGCTACCAGCCCAAGGCTGTTTTGAACGTGGCCTTGCCTTATCAGGATTTGACCATCATGGATGCCTGTTTGGCGACTGGTGTGGACTACATCGACACGGCCAACTACGAGTCTGAGGACACAGAAGACCCTGAATGGCGGGCCATCTACGAAAAACGCTGTGCTGAAGAGGGCTTTACGGCCTACTTTGACTACTCCTGGCAGTGGGCTTATAAGGAGCGTTTTGAAAAAGCAGGGCTGACAGCACTTTTGGGCTCCGGATTTGATCCAGGGGTGACCAGCGTCTTTTCAGCCTACGCACTCAAGCATTATTTCGATGAAATCCACTACATCGACATTTTGGACTGTAATGGTGGTGACCATGGTTATCCATTTGCGACCAACTTTAACCCAGAAATCAACCTGCGTGAGGTTTCAGCACCAGGTTCCTACTGGGAAAATGGCAAATGGGTGGAAGTGGAAGCCATGTCTATCAAGCGGGAATATGATTTCCCAGAAGTGGGTCAAAAAGACATGTACCTTCTCCACCATGAAGAAATCGAATCCCTGGCTAAAAATATCCCAGGTGTGAAGCGGATCCGCTTCTTCATGACCTTTGGCCAATCCTACCTGACCCACATGAAATGTCTGGAAAATGTCGGTCTTCTGCGGACGGACCCAATCAACTTCAATGGTCAGGAAGTGGTGCCCATTCAATTCCTCAAGGCTCTCCTGCCAGATCCAGCCAGCCTTGGTCCACGCACCGTTGGCAAAACCAACATCGGCTGTATTTTCACAGGTGTTAAGGATGGCGTTGAGAAAACTATCTATATCTACAATGTTTGTGACCATCAAGAGTGCTATAAGGAAGTGGGTTCACAGGCTATTTCCTACACAACTGG from Streptococcus oriscaviae includes the following:
- a CDS encoding saccharopine dehydrogenase family protein; this encodes MSRLLVIGCGGVAQVAISKVCQAEDTFKEVMIASRTKSKCDDLKAALEGKTSVNIETAQVDADKVEEVIALIESYQPKAVLNVALPYQDLTIMDACLATGVDYIDTANYESEDTEDPEWRAIYEKRCAEEGFTAYFDYSWQWAYKERFEKAGLTALLGSGFDPGVTSVFSAYALKHYFDEIHYIDILDCNGGDHGYPFATNFNPEINLREVSAPGSYWENGKWVEVEAMSIKREYDFPEVGQKDMYLLHHEEIESLAKNIPGVKRIRFFMTFGQSYLTHMKCLENVGLLRTDPINFNGQEVVPIQFLKALLPDPASLGPRTVGKTNIGCIFTGVKDGVEKTIYIYNVCDHQECYKEVGSQAISYTTGVPAMIGTKLVMDGTWKKPGVYNLEELDPDPFMDLLNQYGLPWQVVENPVLVD